A stretch of DNA from Ovis aries strain OAR_USU_Benz2616 breed Rambouillet chromosome 17, ARS-UI_Ramb_v3.0, whole genome shotgun sequence:
ATTAATAGATTAGGTCCTAGACATTTCTCCTAGTAGGAATGTTAAGACACAGGCATCTCTCACTGTAGGTATATGATTTTCAAccctttaattttgggggcttaAGTTTTTCTGCTGTGCCTCTAATCACAAGAGACATAAAAGGTTgcagaaaataaatgataaattctCATTTATTGAAAGACATTCATttgagaaatagagaaataattgTTAGGTAAGCATATATGGCACATGATTATGATTGAGGTCCACTAATTCGCATTTCTGAATTATACTTTCTGCTAGTTCCAGAGCATTATATTCATGCAGCAGTGGTAGGaagcactgattttttaaaatgtcctccTCTTGATAAAGTACTGTAATGTCAGGAATGGTTAGTAGTCGTTGTCTACCATTTGAGGATGTGATACTCTGTAGTGTTAAGAAGTCAAGTCTAAGTCTAGGATATTTAGACTGATTATTTGTGATATACAAAACCTAGTTGTATAAATCCGGTGGTTGTACCTGGTTTGCGCCGTTGTGTTCAAATTTTCCATCATTAATGGCTTGTCCTAAGCACAAAATCCTGAGCGGGACACCAGGTAATGAAGTAACACGGCAGCAGCTGAGCCTGCTTCTGCACACTGCTCAGGAGGCCACGGACTTCTCTGACGGCTCTTCTCTCGCTTCTGCAGCATCGTTCCCTGTGTCGTCAGGTGCATTAGCTGTGGTCGGTGTAGTCTGGGGGGTCACAGTGTGTCCAAACCCTTGATAGTGGCCCACAGGTGAGGGCGGCACTGAAGAGGCAACCGAGAGTGCATCTTGTGATGATGAGGATAACAAGCTTGTGTGTTCATTTTGATCTTGATCCTCAGGAAAAAACTTTTTCCTAGGATGTCCCATGACTGTCCTTCCTTTAAAGTAGAATAAAAGTGTCCGAGTTAGCCAAAAGTTAGGTTATTTTGAAATTTACTATGATGTTGCCATGCTAAACGTTAAGCTCTTTCCCCCCACTCCCAATTTGGAGAGCCTTACTGTGGTACTGTTTTACACAAAATCTTTTCAAAAACTTCTTCTACAGACTGGACAGGAGAACTACAATAGGCTATTCGAATAAATAAAATGGCTGGTACTTACCAACATGCCTCACTTGTTCAGAAATATCATCCCTAATGTCTGAAACGTCCCACATAGCAAGAAAGGAATCAAAGCATGAGCCCTCTTCTGCTTCTTGGACATACGGTTTATATGAGAAAGTGTAGTGATGAGCGATAGCAGCAAGGAACATCTCAATACAGATAATAAAGTCctacaacaacaacatcaacatcATCATCAGCCATATTGGATTTTACATCTAGTTTTGCAGGCAAAAAGCACTATGTCTCTCTTCAAAAATAACTTGTATCAACAGCTGTTTGTTCCCTCACAAGACTGtcctcatattttcattttccaaaataatgaTTTTTGACCCCttcataaaaacacaaaatgccAGAAGTTTAACTCAATTTTGTACTACTTCAGTCACCACAAGTATTTCTTGGCCAAGTACAATGTATTCTCTTCCACTATCCAAGGACTTAGAGGAGAAATGCAGAAAAGAGAAACTGAGCAGGAATAACAAAATCTAGGTTCTGTTACTAGTTTGTAGAAGAACCAGGAAGTATGGCCAATCTCTGTGGGGCTCCTCATTTCCTCACGTGTAAAGTGAGGGAGCAGTAGCCCCTCAGCCTGCATATGCACATGCTGTCAGGCTCAGGAGAGAGTACGTAAGAACGCTCAACAAACAGCAAAGTTCTGTTGGGAGTCAGAGAGCACTGCTTACCtggagtcctgtggccacagcttcTACCGTTTGCCATTCCCATGTATGCTTTTCAGAAATAACGCCAACTTTTACCAACAAAGCAATAACTACTGCTTGCCTATATGTTAGGAAAAGGTAAACGCCAAATCTATATCAAGCATAAAACCAacagttgtttaaaaatatgccatttaaaaagtgaaacccCAGCACAACCTGTGGACCACAACCACCCTGCCTTTACAGCATATTCCCGAAGAGACTGTATAACTGTATTAGATACGTTTGCTTTACACACTGACTCGTCCAGTACAGTATGATCATACGAATTTTGACTATGTATTCTTAGAACTTCGGTACTTGGTTtatagtctttttttgttttgaaagtgtGCACAAGTCATTATATTTTAAGTTGGTCCCATACACAGACCATGCCTAACACCTTACACAAtaggaatttaaaatgaaataaaagatacttaaatgttaatttatacacatattaattggttatttagattattttaaagaacattttggaaccaatcttttttttttttggaaccagtcttgttaaACAGCTAAAATGAGATGCGTTTTCATATATCTATATGCAAGAATATTCACTTCCATATTACTTGtaattgtaaaaaaataaattaggaaaacCTACATGTCAATaagaaactgattaaaaaattGTATCCATACATTAGAATACTGTGTGTGGCAAAAGCAGAAAACCCAGTAACAACAAAATTACATTCTCCCTGTATTTACAAAGAACTACAGTATACTAAACATTGAGTTCTACAAGTTTTTATAGTATGACGCTCTTTCTGTGGTTTTATAAATGATGTGGACCACAATGTCGTTCATTTTGGGTGGTGGGATTGCAAGGATTTCCCCCCACTTTGTATTATTTGTATATTGTTATATTTGGTATATTTGTTTCCAGGCCCCTATCATCCACCCCCGCTTTACTAAACTGGGACCATGTACAGTTTTGtcatctgtttaaaaatttttactagtGAACATTTTCTCACATTATTAAGTATTCTATATCATGTGTTATCTTCCAAACTACTATATGAAAAAACcatgatttattttaatgattcCCTTAGTGTTGACATTTAGTGtctcaaattattttcttcttataaatgTTATGTGGCCATTTGattatttctttatgaaaaaCCAAGGATGGCTAAaagaatgaactttttaaaagggAAGCAGACATTTTAATTCCTCTTCCATATTAAGACTTACAAATTTTCATTAAACTGCCCTTTAGAAAATGGCAACATGCAAGAGAAAGCAACACttaccaaaaagaaacaaacaccacCAGCTTTACACAAAGAAATTTGCCAACAGGTTGGATTGGACTCAGCTCTTCCTTCAGCACTTTATAAAAGAGCAGGAGACAGTACATGGCGAACTGGAAACAATCAACCGACCATGCATATTCAGTAAGGATAAATACGGTATCAGGGATGCCAAAGGCAAAGagtgatttttcaggcaaaattcTCTAGGCTTTATTATGCTCCTTTTAGATAAACAAGAGGCTTTAAATAGTTTACTATGGATGAAAATATCCAATATGAAACTTCTCAGAAGAGACGTGTAACATAATCtctgaaaatgattttaattGTTCATTTACAGGGCCCACAAAAAACACAGTAAGAAGTGACTGCTGTGAATGGAAGAAAAGGCTCTcatttaagcaaaataaaaacatctgtCTGCTTATTAACAGCTTTTATATACAAGTTACCATTCATTTTATAAGGGCTGAGCTTACTACTAACTGTACATATATTATTTGTAAGTGAATACATTCAATAAGTACTATTTCAGTAAAACTATGCCCATGAAATCAGAAAGTAAGGAATCAGGGAGACCATTTTTCTTGAGGGCGGTATGTTAATCCTGctgaatttactttttaaaggtaaGTGCTCAagatagtaattattttaaaaaatcagttgtaaTTAGCATTGCACagcataaacatttttctaaaagctTACTTTTCCCCACCATAAAATgctcatttaaaacattttagaatatGAAAGCAGCAAAGTATAAAGTTGTTCACAGTCCCATCATCCAACCATTCCTTTCTACACATAATGTGGTTTTTAACAGGtatcataaatataaaattttgttgtCTTACGGTTTTCCACTTAAAGTACCCCCTTCCATATATTTGATTAAATAACTGCCTACTGTTTTGACCAATGGAAGGACACAGAATATTTAACCAGTTCTCATCACTAGACTCTGGACTGTTTCCAGGCTTTTGCAAACAACAGGCCTTCTATACAAACATACTGAAAGCAAAAATACTTCTGGCCATTTCTTGAGGC
This window harbors:
- the TMEM184C gene encoding transmembrane protein 184C isoform X2, whose amino-acid sequence is MSCNEPIAEPTSGFWLFMVFQSVPLVEVGIHTKAWFIAGIFLLLTIPISLWVILQHLVHYTQPELQKPIIRILWMVPIYSLDSWIALKYPSIAIYVDTCRECYEAYVIYNFMGFLTNYLTNRYPNLVLIIEAKDQQKHFPPLCCCPPWTMGEVLLFRCKLGVLQYTVVRPFTTIIALVCELLGIYDEGNFSFSNAWTYLVIINNMSQLFAMYCLLLFYKVLKEELSPIQPVGKFLCVKLVVFVSFWQAVVIALLVKVGVISEKHTWEWQTVEAVATGLQDFIICIEMFLAAIAHHYTFSYKPYVQEAEEGSCFDSFLAMWDVSDIRDDISEQVRHVGRTVMGHPRKKFFPEDQDQNEHTSLLSSSSQDALSVASSVPPSPVGHYQGFGHTVTPQTTPTTANAPDDTGNDAAEAREEPSEKSVAS